One Anaerolineae bacterium genomic window, TCGATCATGACATGCACTTCGCCTTTGGGAGCCTTAAAGCCTTCCGTCCACAGCTTGAAGTGATGGATGACGGCTTCCATGCTGCGCCCCAGTTCCGAACGCGGGGGCGGCACGAACTTGCGGTTGTCACTGCGGAAGGGGCCTTTGAGCTTTTTCAGGCGGTCGGCGGCCTGGCGGATGATCTTCAGGCTCTCGCGCATCTCCTGGATGCGCACCAGGTAGCGATCGTAGGTATCGCCGTGAATGCCCAGCGGCACGTTGAAGTCGTAGGTCTCGTAGCCGGAATAGGGCACGGCCTTGCGCACGTCGAAATTGACCCCGCTGGCGCGCAGGATGGCCCCGCCCAACCCCATGGCGATGGCATCCTCCGGCGTGATGATACCAATGCCCTGGGTACGGTCGATCCACAACGGGTTGTTGGTGAGCAGCGCTTCGTACTCATCCACGCGAGCCGGGAAGTAATCGAGGAAACGTTCCAGCGCTGGCATGAAGGCCGGCGGCAAATCGCGCCACACACCGCCGGGGCGGATATAAGTGCTCATCATGCGCTGGCCGGAGACAATCTCGAATAGCTCCAGTATCTGCTCGCGCTCGCGGAAGCAGTAGAGCAGCATGCTCATCGCGCCGACATCAATGGCGTGCGTGCCCAGCCAGACCAGATGGCTGTTGAGGCGGGTCAGTTCGGCCATCAGGACGCGGATCACCTGGGCGCGCTCCGGGACATCCAGCTCGACCAGCTTCTCAATAGCCAGACAGAAGACCAGGTTGTTGCTCATGGGAGCCAGGTAGTCCATGCGATCGGTCATGGTGATCGCCTGCTCATAGCGCTTGGCCTCCATGTTTTTCTCAATGCCGGTGTGCAGGTAACCGATGTCCGGCACAGTGTTGATGATGGTTTCGCCTTCCAGTTCCAGCAACAACCGCAACACGCCATGCGTGCTGGGGTGCTGCGGCCCCATGTTGAGGAGCACCGTTTCGCCGGTCAAGGCTCTGGGCGAAACCAGATGCGCCAGGTCCTCCAGCGTGCCTTCCCACTTGATCATCTCCGGGGCAATGGTCATTGGTCGCCTCGCTCCAGGTTAAAGGTTGTCAGTTCCAGGCCGTCAGGTCCGCATTTTCCCGCCACGCCCAGCTCAGGACTCAACACACAACACTACCCCTTGGCGTAGGGCTTGTTCCGTTCGATCTCGTCAAAGTTGAAGGAAAACTGGACCGTTTCGTAACCGAGCGGATAGTCCT contains:
- the nuoD gene encoding NADH dehydrogenase (quinone) subunit D produces the protein MTIAPEMIKWEGTLEDLAHLVSPRALTGETVLLNMGPQHPSTHGVLRLLLELEGETIINTVPDIGYLHTGIEKNMEAKRYEQAITMTDRMDYLAPMSNNLVFCLAIEKLVELDVPERAQVIRVLMAELTRLNSHLVWLGTHAIDVGAMSMLLYCFREREQILELFEIVSGQRMMSTYIRPGGVWRDLPPAFMPALERFLDYFPARVDEYEALLTNNPLWIDRTQGIGIITPEDAIAMGLGGAILRASGVNFDVRKAVPYSGYETYDFNVPLGIHGDTYDRYLVRIQEMRESLKIIRQAADRLKKLKGPFRSDNRKFVPPPRSELGRSMEAVIHHFKLWTEGFKAPKGEVHVMIESPRGVIACYLSGDGSNKPHRVHFRTPSFINIQAIPMVARGHLIGDMVAIIGTMDPVLGDCDR